A genomic region of Mycolicibacterium poriferae contains the following coding sequences:
- a CDS encoding MFS transporter, which translates to MSTEIEPADKTTRAGSRFDLDHPRYKWVALSNTTLGTLLAAVNASIVLISLPAIFRGIDLNPLSPGNISYLLWMLMGYLVATAVLVVPFGRLGDMFGRVRIYNIGFAVFTVAAIALSFDPFHLGAGAVWLIVWRVVQGVGGAMLMASSSAILTDAFPANQRGMALGVNMVTAVAGSFLGLLIGGALAEWHWQAIFWVGVPIGLAGTIWSMRSLREIGQRTPGRLDWAGTITFGVGLTVLLIGITYGIQPYGQSTTGWTNPAVLGSIVARLVLLVVFCVVELKVAQPMVNIRLFRSTAFGMGNLAGLMSSVGRGGLQFMLIIWLQGIWLPLRGYDFESTPLWAAIYMLPITVGFLLAGPVAGALSDRYGARPLTVGGMALMAVSFLALVMIPVDFDYRVFALLIFLNGVGGGIFTAPNTAAIMSSVPAAERGAASGVRATFFNAGSSLSIGIFFSLMIVGLANTLPGALSSGLQEPGVSASVAQQVADLPPVGSLFAAFLGYNPIAELLEPFHALQQPGVNADELTGQTFFPHLIIEPFHAGLTVVFIAAAVMMVIGMVASLFNPGRYAEDVTAD; encoded by the coding sequence ATGTCTACTGAGATCGAACCGGCGGACAAGACGACACGGGCGGGTAGCCGCTTCGATCTGGACCACCCCCGCTACAAGTGGGTGGCCCTGTCCAACACCACGCTCGGCACGCTGTTGGCGGCGGTGAACGCGTCCATCGTGTTGATCTCACTTCCGGCGATCTTCCGCGGTATCGACCTCAATCCGTTGTCCCCGGGCAACATCAGCTATCTGCTGTGGATGCTGATGGGCTACCTGGTCGCCACCGCCGTCTTGGTGGTGCCGTTCGGCCGGCTCGGCGACATGTTCGGGCGGGTGCGCATCTACAACATCGGTTTCGCCGTGTTCACGGTTGCGGCGATCGCGCTGTCGTTCGACCCCTTCCATCTGGGCGCCGGTGCGGTGTGGCTGATCGTCTGGCGCGTCGTCCAGGGCGTCGGGGGCGCCATGCTGATGGCCTCCTCGTCGGCGATCCTCACCGACGCGTTCCCTGCGAACCAGCGCGGGATGGCGCTCGGGGTCAACATGGTGACCGCCGTCGCCGGGTCGTTCCTCGGATTGCTGATCGGGGGCGCATTGGCTGAATGGCACTGGCAGGCGATCTTCTGGGTCGGCGTCCCGATCGGATTGGCAGGCACGATCTGGAGCATGCGATCGCTGCGCGAGATAGGGCAGCGGACGCCGGGACGGCTGGACTGGGCAGGCACGATCACGTTCGGCGTCGGGCTGACCGTGTTGTTGATCGGCATCACGTATGGCATCCAGCCCTACGGGCAGTCGACCACGGGCTGGACCAATCCGGCGGTGCTCGGATCGATCGTGGCCAGACTGGTCCTTCTCGTCGTGTTCTGCGTGGTGGAACTCAAGGTGGCGCAGCCGATGGTGAACATCCGGCTGTTCCGTTCGACCGCGTTCGGCATGGGGAATCTCGCCGGTCTGATGTCGTCGGTGGGCCGCGGTGGGCTGCAGTTCATGTTGATCATCTGGCTGCAGGGGATCTGGCTGCCGTTGCGCGGTTACGACTTCGAGTCCACACCGCTGTGGGCCGCGATCTACATGTTGCCGATCACGGTCGGTTTTCTGCTGGCGGGACCGGTCGCCGGGGCATTGTCGGACCGCTACGGCGCCCGACCGCTCACGGTGGGTGGCATGGCCTTGATGGCGGTGTCGTTCCTCGCGTTGGTGATGATCCCGGTCGATTTCGACTACCGGGTGTTCGCACTGCTGATCTTCCTCAACGGGGTGGGTGGTGGCATCTTCACTGCACCGAACACCGCGGCCATCATGTCCAGCGTGCCGGCCGCCGAGCGCGGAGCGGCCTCCGGGGTGCGCGCGACGTTCTTCAACGCGGGATCGTCCTTGTCGATCGGGATCTTCTTCTCGCTGATGATCGTCGGGCTGGCCAACACGCTGCCCGGGGCGCTCAGCAGTGGCCTGCAGGAGCCGGGGGTGTCGGCGTCGGTGGCGCAACAGGTCGCCGACCTGCCCCCGGTGGGCAGCCTGTTCGCGGCGTTCCTCGGTTACAACCCGATCGCCGAGCTGCTCGAGCCCTTCCACGCGTTGCAGCAACCCGGCGTCAACGCAGACGAACTGACCGGACAGACGTTCTTCCCCCACTTGATCATCGAACCTTTCCACGCTGGTTTGACGGTGGTGTTCATCGCCGCCGCGGTGATGATGGTGATCGGCATGGTCGCCTCGCTGTTCAACCCGGGCCGGTACGCCGAAGATGTCACGGCGGACTAG
- a CDS encoding DUF7715 family protein: protein MKILVATGHTQGTNPGDYHYCVERELVWIQEPCDRDRLDPGGPCGCGRGFAGAASHRATTTAMVVETEMTRDDVVLAFDTSLGDGGWPRSWAEDVADDNLEIAAQLPVGAIITRRLGEFFLRGALF, encoded by the coding sequence GTGAAAATCCTTGTAGCCACTGGACATACGCAAGGCACAAATCCCGGCGACTACCACTACTGCGTCGAGCGTGAGTTGGTGTGGATCCAGGAGCCCTGCGACCGGGACCGACTGGATCCCGGTGGCCCCTGCGGGTGCGGACGCGGGTTCGCCGGTGCCGCGTCCCATCGGGCGACGACCACCGCGATGGTTGTGGAAACCGAGATGACCCGGGACGACGTGGTATTGGCCTTCGACACCAGCCTCGGCGACGGCGGATGGCCGCGGTCGTGGGCTGAGGACGTCGCGGACGACAACCTGGAGATCGCCGCCCAGCTACCCGTCGGGGCGATCATCACCCGCCGACTCGGCGAGTTCTTCCTACGCGGGGCGTTGTTCTAG